In the genome of Bryobacteraceae bacterium, one region contains:
- a CDS encoding PSD1 and planctomycete cytochrome C domain-containing protein has protein sequence MSRFAFLWAGLSALSSLFAQELPDQAVAVLQRNCLACHGAGFKASNLDLSTRDSILAGGERGAAMVPNYPEKSRLYVFATHEQNPAMPPGKKLASADLDVLRRWILAGAPWPTAAQAHNDADAKAAMRAMEERPITAEERNFWAFRKPRRVNPPALGEANPVDAFLKQTWREKKLTPAPEADRRTLVRRAYLDITGLPPAPGEVDAFVNDESPEAWEKLVDKLLASPHYGERWARFWLDVVRYSDSGGYEYDRERDNAWRYRDWVVTAFNSGKPYDWFIREQIAGDEYPAANEAEHRARMVATGFLRLGPENNLKTEMTRQDELDDIVATTSLSFLGLTVGCARCHNHKFDPIPQKDYYRIQSVFFSTKAQEYPLVDDATVAAHKAGNKRIDELQKPHKELRAAIEKPHKEAIFEEKVSKLAPYMVEAWRTPADKRTEGQRLNARQIEKTLQVKDEEIQARMSADERARFEAAGKAIAELNKQRPAPYPSAMAIAEQGREPLPSYFLHRGSPDNKGSRMEPGVFTVANWKEFEPLTPPAGAKTSWRRRGFAEWIASPENPLTARVMVNRIWQRHFGRGIVGTANNFGKKGEEPTHPELLDWLATEFVRTGWSVKALDKLMLMSKAYRMASDDVESSREIDDANRYVWRMPRQRLDIETIRDNMLAVAGTLDAKVGGPAMYPYIDPALYQASSKRTWTSQADDDPATWRRSIYVFNKRSIRYPLFESFDQPDMITSCSRRNTSVTAPQALLMMNNASVRLHAAKFAERLETEAGADARRQVERGFELALAREPKAQELASSVDFVKSGKTGLVDFCQALFNLNEFVYVP, from the coding sequence ATGAGTCGTTTTGCGTTCCTCTGGGCCGGGTTAAGCGCTTTGTCCTCGCTTTTCGCGCAGGAACTGCCGGACCAGGCGGTGGCGGTCCTCCAGAGAAACTGCCTTGCCTGCCACGGCGCCGGATTCAAGGCCTCCAACCTCGATCTCAGCACGCGTGACTCTATCCTCGCCGGCGGCGAACGCGGCGCCGCCATGGTGCCCAACTATCCGGAGAAAAGCCGCCTCTACGTCTTCGCCACGCACGAACAGAACCCGGCCATGCCGCCCGGCAAGAAGCTCGCTTCCGCTGACCTCGACGTGCTCCGCCGTTGGATCCTGGCCGGGGCGCCTTGGCCCACCGCTGCGCAGGCCCACAACGATGCCGATGCCAAGGCCGCCATGCGCGCCATGGAGGAACGTCCCATCACCGCCGAAGAGCGCAACTTCTGGGCCTTCCGCAAGCCGCGCCGCGTGAATCCGCCCGCTCTCGGCGAAGCCAACCCGGTGGACGCGTTCCTCAAACAGACGTGGCGGGAAAAGAAGCTGACGCCGGCGCCCGAGGCCGATCGCCGCACCCTCGTTCGCCGCGCCTATCTCGATATCACCGGACTGCCTCCCGCTCCCGGCGAAGTGGACGCGTTCGTCAACGACGAATCGCCCGAGGCCTGGGAGAAGCTCGTCGACAAGCTGCTCGCCTCTCCCCACTACGGCGAGCGTTGGGCCCGCTTCTGGCTGGACGTTGTCCGATACTCGGACTCCGGCGGTTATGAATACGACCGCGAGCGCGATAACGCCTGGCGCTATCGCGACTGGGTGGTGACGGCCTTCAACAGCGGCAAGCCCTACGACTGGTTCATTCGCGAGCAGATCGCTGGCGACGAGTATCCCGCCGCAAACGAAGCCGAGCACCGCGCCCGCATGGTCGCCACCGGCTTCCTCCGCCTCGGTCCCGAGAACAACCTGAAGACCGAGATGACGCGTCAGGACGAGCTCGACGACATCGTCGCCACCACGTCCCTCTCCTTCCTCGGGCTCACCGTCGGCTGTGCCCGCTGCCACAATCACAAGTTCGACCCGATCCCGCAAAAAGACTACTACCGCATCCAGTCCGTGTTCTTCTCGACGAAGGCGCAGGAATACCCGCTCGTCGACGACGCTACGGTCGCCGCGCACAAGGCCGGCAACAAGCGCATCGACGAACTGCAGAAGCCGCACAAGGAACTCCGCGCGGCGATCGAAAAGCCCCACAAGGAAGCGATCTTCGAAGAGAAGGTCTCCAAGCTCGCGCCCTATATGGTGGAAGCGTGGCGCACCCCGGCCGACAAGCGGACCGAAGGCCAGCGCCTCAACGCGCGCCAGATCGAAAAGACCCTTCAGGTGAAAGACGAAGAGATCCAGGCGCGGATGTCCGCCGACGAGCGCGCCCGCTTCGAAGCCGCCGGCAAGGCCATCGCGGAGTTGAACAAGCAACGCCCCGCGCCCTACCCATCGGCCATGGCGATCGCCGAACAAGGCCGCGAACCCCTTCCGTCGTACTTCCTCCATCGCGGCAGCCCAGACAACAAAGGCTCGCGGATGGAGCCCGGCGTGTTCACCGTCGCCAACTGGAAGGAGTTCGAACCTCTCACTCCGCCCGCCGGCGCGAAAACAAGCTGGCGCCGCCGCGGCTTCGCCGAATGGATCGCCTCGCCCGAGAATCCCCTCACCGCCCGCGTAATGGTGAACCGCATCTGGCAGCGCCACTTCGGGCGCGGCATCGTCGGCACGGCCAACAACTTCGGGAAGAAAGGCGAGGAGCCCACCCATCCCGAACTGCTGGACTGGCTCGCCACGGAGTTCGTCCGCACCGGCTGGAGCGTCAAGGCTCTCGACAAGCTGATGCTGATGTCGAAGGCGTACCGCATGGCGAGCGACGACGTCGAATCGAGCCGCGAGATCGACGATGCCAACCGCTACGTCTGGCGAATGCCGCGCCAGCGGCTCGACATCGAAACCATCCGCGACAACATGCTCGCCGTGGCCGGAACGCTCGACGCCAAAGTCGGCGGACCCGCCATGTACCCCTACATCGATCCGGCTCTCTACCAGGCAAGCTCGAAACGCACCTGGACCAGCCAGGCCGACGACGACCCGGCCACCTGGCGCCGCAGCATCTACGTGTTCAACAAACGCAGCATTCGCTACCCGCTGTTCGAATCGTTCGATCAGCCCGACATGATTACTTCCTGCTCCCGGCGCAACACCTCGGTCACCGCGCCGCAGGCATTGTTGATGATGAACAACGCATCCGTCCGCCTGCACGCCGCCAAGTTCGCCGAACGTCTCGAGACTGAAGCCGGCGCCGACGCCAGGCGCCAGGTGGAGCGCGGCTTCGAACTCGCGCTCGCCCGCGAGCCCAAGGCCCAAGAGCTCGCGAGCTCGGTCGACTTCGTGAAGTCCGGCAAGACCGGCCTCGTCGACTTCTGCCAAGCCCTCTTCAACCTGAACGAATTCGTGTACGTCCCCTGA
- a CDS encoding DUF1501 domain-containing protein: protein MSHHNPQRFYSRRELLNRLGGGVGGLALADLLMAARSEGRTDPMAPRKPHFEPKAKAVISIFCYGGVSHVDTFDPKPLLARRAGEAMTGKGDVVVSQGHPGGLMPSPWKFSKHGQSAMDVSELFPHVAKHVDDIAFIRSMYTRSNDHGPALFQMNTGFVLQGHPSMGSWITYGLGSENENLPGFVVFTDHRGGPIGGAPNWGNGYMPAAYQGTPFRSAGDPIVDLNPPKDVSRDRQRRWLDYLGAMNERHHERNPFDSELSARIASYELAYRMQVHATEAIDLNRESEETRRMYGVDEDRTQYFGRQALMATRLVERGVRFVQIFSGGGNFQESWDAHWDIVENHGMHCAETDKPMAAMIADLKRRGLFDSTLILWHGEFGRMPISQRMDGRDHNPYGFTVFMAGGGVKGGTVVGSTDEYGYRAQENKKSVNDFHATVLHLLGFNHEKLTYPYLGRDMRLTDVSGNVMREVLA from the coding sequence ATGAGCCACCACAATCCGCAACGATTCTATTCCCGCCGCGAACTGCTCAACCGGCTCGGCGGCGGCGTCGGCGGCCTCGCCCTGGCCGACCTCCTGATGGCCGCGCGCAGCGAAGGCCGCACCGATCCGATGGCCCCGCGCAAGCCTCACTTCGAGCCCAAGGCCAAGGCCGTCATCTCGATCTTTTGCTACGGCGGCGTCAGCCACGTCGACACGTTCGACCCGAAGCCCCTGCTCGCCCGGCGCGCCGGCGAAGCCATGACCGGCAAGGGCGACGTCGTCGTCTCCCAGGGCCACCCCGGCGGCCTGATGCCTTCGCCCTGGAAGTTCTCGAAACACGGCCAGTCCGCCATGGACGTGAGCGAGCTCTTCCCGCACGTCGCAAAGCACGTCGACGACATCGCGTTCATTCGCTCCATGTACACGCGGTCCAACGACCACGGCCCGGCGCTGTTCCAGATGAACACCGGCTTCGTTCTGCAAGGGCACCCCTCCATGGGCTCGTGGATCACCTACGGACTCGGCAGCGAGAACGAAAACCTCCCCGGCTTCGTCGTCTTCACCGATCACCGCGGCGGACCGATTGGCGGCGCGCCCAACTGGGGCAACGGCTACATGCCTGCGGCTTATCAAGGCACCCCCTTCCGCTCCGCCGGCGACCCCATCGTCGATCTCAATCCACCCAAGGACGTCTCGCGCGACCGTCAGCGCCGTTGGCTCGATTACCTCGGCGCAATGAACGAACGCCATCACGAACGCAACCCGTTCGACTCCGAACTCTCTGCCCGCATCGCCAGCTACGAGCTCGCCTACCGCATGCAGGTCCACGCCACCGAAGCCATTGACCTCAATCGCGAAAGCGAAGAAACCCGCCGCATGTACGGCGTCGATGAGGACCGCACGCAATACTTCGGCCGCCAGGCGCTGATGGCCACCCGCCTCGTCGAACGCGGCGTCCGCTTCGTGCAGATCTTCTCCGGCGGCGGCAACTTCCAGGAGTCCTGGGACGCGCACTGGGACATTGTCGAGAACCACGGAATGCACTGCGCCGAGACCGACAAGCCTATGGCCGCCATGATCGCCGACCTCAAGCGCCGCGGCCTCTTCGATTCCACGCTCATTCTCTGGCACGGCGAGTTCGGCCGCATGCCCATCTCCCAGCGCATGGACGGCCGCGATCACAACCCCTACGGCTTCACCGTCTTCATGGCCGGCGGCGGCGTGAAGGGCGGTACGGTGGTTGGCTCCACCGACGAGTACGGCTACCGCGCCCAAGAGAACAAGAAGTCGGTGAACGATTTCCACGCCACCGTGCTGCACCTGCTCGGCTTCAATCACGAGAAGCTGACCTATCCTTATCTCGGCCGCGACATGCGCCTCACCGACGTCAGCGGCAACGTCATGCGCGAGGTTCTGGCCTAG
- a CDS encoding methyltransferase domain-containing protein yields the protein MSLFASVGEGYAKSRPPVHSRVIDRLRARMSAPVTRALDVGCGAGLSTRALEGVARERYGLEPAVDMLRWTPAVAPQAEFIAGMAEQMPVRERSIDLITAAGSLNFCDIEAFFPEARRVLADNGTLIVYDFNQGRRFSDSPALNDWFAEFARRYPRPSSAGRKLDPDILAALHSGFRLTASERFDIAVTLDHDFYVPYLMTEVNVTCAVQSGEPADAIHEWCAETLRPVFDGRPRDVLFPGYIVWMVPEV from the coding sequence ATGAGCTTGTTCGCAAGCGTCGGGGAGGGCTATGCGAAGTCGCGGCCGCCAGTGCACTCGCGCGTAATCGATCGCCTTCGCGCCCGCATGTCCGCACCCGTCACCCGCGCGCTCGACGTCGGCTGCGGCGCCGGACTCTCCACCCGCGCCCTCGAGGGCGTCGCCCGTGAGCGCTATGGCCTCGAGCCCGCCGTCGACATGCTCCGCTGGACCCCCGCCGTCGCGCCCCAAGCCGAGTTCATCGCCGGAATGGCCGAGCAGATGCCTGTCCGCGAGCGCTCCATCGATCTCATCACCGCCGCCGGCTCCCTCAACTTCTGCGACATCGAAGCTTTCTTCCCGGAAGCCCGCCGCGTCCTTGCCGACAACGGCACGCTAATCGTCTACGACTTCAACCAAGGACGCCGCTTCTCGGACTCCCCCGCGCTCAACGATTGGTTCGCCGAGTTCGCCCGCCGCTATCCACGCCCATCGAGCGCCGGCCGCAAGCTCGATCCCGATATCCTCGCCGCGCTCCACTCCGGCTTCCGCCTCACGGCCTCCGAACGCTTCGATATCGCCGTCACCCTCGATCACGATTTCTACGTCCCCTACCTCATGACCGAAGTCAACGTCACCTGCGCCGTCCAGTCCGGCGAGCCAGCCGACGCCATCCACGAGTGGTGCGCCGAAACGCTCCGCCCAGTCTTCGACGGCCGGCCGCGCGACGTGCTCTTCCCCGGCTACATCGTCTGGATGGTTCCCGAAGTATGA
- a CDS encoding ABC-F family ATP-binding cassette domain-containing protein, which translates to MSPVVSCRSIAKAFGAAPLFENVSIVVSDGDRLGLIGPNGSGKTTLLKILAGAEEPDSGERSIRKLARLGYVPQDSFYSPARTVRQVLEDAVPDHAAEDLEARLNTTLGAAGLTGLWNHDAAKLSGGWRKRLAIAEALIAHPDVLMLDEPTNHLDLAGILWLERLLAEADFACVVVSHDRYFLENVATSMAELSRQYPEGIFRSEGAYSQFLEKRAQFLESQAKLEASLAVRVRREIEWLRRGAKARTSKSKARIDEAHRLIRDLDDVSGRNKTSTASIDFSASDRKTKKLVETTAVTHSLGGRRLIAGLNLKLTPGIRLGIVGPNGSGKTTLLRLLLGEFPPDEGSVFRADNLQMVYFDQNREQLDPEVSLKQALAEHGDSVIYRGRALHVAGWAKRFLFREEQLGVAVGRLSGGERARVLIARLMLREADVLFLDEPTNDLDIPTLEVLEESLLDFPGALVLVTHDRYLLDRVSTAVLGLDGEGGAILYADYAQWEQDMGARRKEKVEKSAPAEAMPRSTPPARKKLSYLDAREFEQMEGRILAAEEKLEEMKALLQAPDVVSDGVRLQQVYADMQSAQVEVDRLYARWAELEAAAGS; encoded by the coding sequence ATGAGTCCTGTTGTAAGCTGCCGCTCCATTGCGAAAGCGTTCGGCGCGGCGCCGCTGTTTGAAAATGTCTCGATCGTCGTTTCCGACGGAGACCGTCTCGGTCTCATCGGTCCCAACGGCAGCGGAAAAACCACCCTCCTCAAGATCCTTGCCGGCGCCGAAGAACCGGACTCCGGCGAGCGCTCCATCCGCAAACTCGCGCGCCTCGGCTACGTTCCTCAGGACAGTTTTTATTCACCCGCGCGCACCGTCCGCCAGGTGCTCGAAGACGCCGTTCCCGATCACGCCGCCGAAGATCTCGAAGCCCGCCTCAACACCACCCTCGGCGCCGCCGGCCTCACCGGACTCTGGAACCACGACGCCGCCAAGCTCAGCGGCGGCTGGCGCAAACGCCTCGCCATCGCCGAAGCGCTGATCGCCCACCCCGACGTGCTCATGCTCGACGAGCCGACCAACCATCTCGACCTCGCCGGCATCCTCTGGCTCGAGCGCCTCCTCGCCGAAGCCGACTTCGCCTGCGTCGTCGTCAGCCACGATCGCTACTTCCTCGAGAACGTCGCCACCTCCATGGCCGAACTCAGCCGCCAGTATCCGGAAGGCATCTTCCGCAGCGAAGGCGCCTACAGCCAGTTCCTTGAGAAGCGCGCCCAATTCCTCGAATCGCAAGCCAAGCTCGAAGCCTCGCTCGCCGTTCGGGTGCGCCGTGAGATCGAATGGCTCCGCCGCGGCGCCAAGGCCCGCACGTCGAAATCCAAAGCCCGCATCGACGAAGCCCACCGCCTCATCCGCGATCTCGACGACGTCAGCGGGCGCAACAAAACCTCCACCGCCTCCATCGATTTCTCCGCCTCCGATCGCAAAACGAAGAAGCTCGTCGAAACCACCGCCGTCACCCACTCCCTCGGCGGACGCCGCCTCATCGCCGGCCTCAACCTGAAACTCACACCCGGCATCCGCCTCGGCATCGTCGGCCCCAACGGCAGCGGCAAAACCACGCTGCTCCGCCTTCTCCTGGGCGAATTCCCGCCCGACGAAGGCTCCGTCTTCCGCGCCGACAATCTGCAGATGGTGTACTTCGACCAGAACCGCGAACAACTCGACCCCGAGGTCTCGCTCAAGCAGGCGCTTGCCGAACACGGCGATTCGGTCATCTACCGCGGCCGCGCGCTCCACGTCGCCGGCTGGGCCAAGCGCTTCCTGTTCCGCGAAGAGCAGCTCGGCGTCGCCGTCGGCCGTCTCTCCGGCGGCGAACGCGCCCGCGTCCTCATCGCCCGCCTGATGCTCCGCGAGGCCGACGTCCTCTTCCTCGACGAGCCCACCAACGACCTCGACATCCCCACGCTCGAGGTGCTCGAAGAGAGCCTCCTCGATTTCCCCGGCGCGCTTGTCCTCGTCACCCACGATCGCTACCTGCTCGACCGCGTCTCCACCGCCGTCCTCGGACTCGACGGCGAAGGCGGCGCCATCCTCTACGCCGACTACGCCCAGTGGGAGCAGGACATGGGCGCGCGCCGCAAAGAGAAGGTGGAAAAGTCCGCCCCCGCCGAGGCCATGCCGCGGTCCACGCCACCGGCCAGGAAGAAGCTGTCGTACCTGGACGCCCGCGAATTCGAGCAGATGGAAGGCCGCATCCTCGCCGCCGAAGAAAAACTCGAGGAGATGAAGGCGCTCCTGCAGGCGCCGGATGTCGTTTCAGACGGCGTGCGTCTGCAGCAGGTCTACGCCGATATGCAGTCCGCCCAGGTCGAGGTGGACCGCCTCTACGCGCGCTGGGCCGAACTCGAAGCCGCCGCCGGTTCCTGA
- a CDS encoding Gfo/Idh/MocA family oxidoreductase → MLARSLALAWLLALPAAAEKIAVIGLLHSHVWGHLPKMIKGDPAMLVGIAETNPELIAEAKKMGAADGLFFSDPVKMLEQTKPDIVWAFNENNQHRKVVEWCAPRKVNVIFEKPLASTYADAVAIRDMARKHSIRIMTNYQMAWWATQYAAKGEADKGAIGKPWRLRGIVGHGGPGSRGARSQYFFEWLTDPVKNGAGALMDFGCYNALWSLWYLGRPERVYAHVNHLRPETFPKVEDNSTMILSYKNGVGLFEGSWDLPRSFQDLEVFGLDGSLHMTRDRVEMRKGRGAAQNLDVTPLAPSAAEPIAYMVEAIRANKAVEGLTAIDINVDVVEIIDAAKKSVATGEAVRLPRR, encoded by the coding sequence ATGCTGGCTCGTTCCCTCGCACTCGCGTGGCTGTTGGCGCTTCCCGCCGCGGCCGAGAAGATCGCCGTCATCGGCCTGCTGCACTCGCACGTCTGGGGGCACCTGCCGAAAATGATCAAGGGCGACCCGGCCATGCTCGTCGGGATCGCGGAGACGAATCCGGAGCTGATCGCGGAGGCGAAGAAGATGGGCGCAGCCGACGGACTTTTCTTTTCCGACCCGGTGAAGATGCTCGAGCAGACCAAGCCCGATATCGTGTGGGCGTTCAACGAAAACAACCAGCATCGCAAGGTGGTGGAGTGGTGCGCGCCCCGGAAGGTCAACGTGATTTTCGAGAAGCCGCTGGCGTCGACCTACGCGGACGCGGTGGCGATCCGCGACATGGCCCGGAAGCATTCGATCCGCATCATGACGAACTACCAGATGGCGTGGTGGGCCACGCAGTACGCGGCGAAAGGGGAGGCCGACAAGGGCGCGATCGGCAAGCCGTGGCGTCTGCGCGGCATCGTGGGGCACGGCGGACCGGGGTCCCGCGGCGCGCGCAGCCAATACTTCTTCGAGTGGCTGACCGATCCGGTGAAGAACGGCGCCGGGGCGCTGATGGACTTCGGCTGCTACAACGCGCTGTGGAGCTTGTGGTACCTGGGGCGGCCGGAGCGCGTCTACGCGCACGTGAATCATCTGCGGCCGGAGACGTTCCCGAAGGTGGAAGACAACTCGACGATGATCCTTTCCTATAAGAACGGCGTGGGGTTGTTCGAGGGGAGCTGGGATTTGCCACGATCGTTTCAGGATCTGGAAGTCTTCGGCCTGGACGGCAGCCTGCACATGACGCGCGATCGCGTGGAGATGCGCAAGGGACGCGGGGCCGCGCAGAATCTCGATGTCACGCCGCTTGCGCCGTCGGCGGCCGAGCCGATCGCCTACATGGTGGAGGCGATTCGCGCGAACAAGGCGGTCGAGGGGCTGACGGCGATCGATATCAACGTCGACGTAGTGGAGATCATCGACGCGGCGAAGAAGTCGGTGGCGACGGGAGAAGCGGTCCGGCTTCCCCGGCGGTAG
- a CDS encoding ABC transporter permease: MNVPGRLFLTNIIERRALLYQMVRRDFEQRYVGSAGGWLWGLIHPLAILLCWKFVFEICMKIQLPRGEVTQNYTLFLLAGYLPWTLFQDTVLRSATSLVDQANLITKTVFPAELIPIAIFFSSLVNHLLTLFLVLGAAWLWLGQASVMTLSLPIYMILTGLLGVGIGWIVASLQVYVRDTAQVMTVVLTIWFWLTPIFIYEESYPSRFHFLLDYNPLAYLVRAYREHLLGPLPDLRQLALVGEEIGVIAFYALAAFIAGGLFFRQLKRGFADVL, encoded by the coding sequence TTGAACGTCCCCGGACGCCTCTTCCTCACCAACATCATCGAACGCCGCGCCCTGCTCTATCAGATGGTCCGCCGCGACTTCGAACAGCGCTACGTCGGCTCGGCCGGCGGCTGGCTCTGGGGGCTCATCCATCCGCTCGCCATTCTGCTCTGCTGGAAATTCGTCTTCGAAATCTGCATGAAGATCCAGCTTCCGCGCGGCGAAGTCACTCAAAACTACACGCTCTTCCTGCTCGCCGGCTATCTCCCGTGGACCCTTTTTCAGGACACCGTCCTGCGCTCCGCCACCAGCCTCGTCGACCAGGCAAACCTCATCACCAAGACCGTCTTTCCCGCCGAACTGATCCCCATCGCCATCTTTTTCTCCTCGCTCGTCAACCACCTGCTTACCCTCTTCCTCGTCCTCGGCGCGGCTTGGCTCTGGCTCGGCCAGGCGTCGGTGATGACCTTGTCGCTCCCCATCTACATGATCCTCACCGGGCTCCTCGGCGTCGGCATCGGCTGGATCGTCGCCAGCCTCCAGGTGTACGTCCGGGATACCGCCCAGGTGATGACCGTCGTGCTCACCATCTGGTTCTGGCTCACCCCGATCTTCATCTACGAGGAGTCCTACCCCTCGCGTTTTCATTTCCTGCTCGATTACAATCCGCTCGCCTACCTCGTTCGCGCCTACCGCGAGCATCTCCTCGGCCCGCTGCCGGACCTGCGTCAGCTCGCCCTCGTCGGCGAGGAAATCGGGGTCATCGCCTTCTACGCCCTGGCCGCCTTTATCGCCGGCGGGCTCTTCTTCCGGCAGTTGAAGCGCGGTTTTGCCGACGTGTTGTAG
- a CDS encoding HEAT repeat domain-containing protein: MAAAALDRQILEALEEFAEQPVAARRRLRELIFAHEADPSAVCAAVLCGSEPSSATEFLAGLLAESGSLAPFVCDPMRCSFADARHLSALALRRISAFDAEVLRYAMSLGSACNAALTRAFALLRTLESGPRLLPSLMQLMRSSNRNVRADAALLIARVKRDPEWVRKCTEDADSRVRAQAVEGLWGVASADAVDLFRHAARDPHHRVSANAIVGLHLAGVNIVQHLDHMTTHDDPFFRAAAAFAMGECGCPEFESRLRQMVGSPISMVRRCAIRALVRIRKRVPNPSVNLDS; the protein is encoded by the coding sequence ATGGCCGCCGCGGCGCTCGATCGCCAGATCCTTGAGGCGCTCGAAGAATTTGCCGAACAACCAGTGGCGGCGAGGCGGCGCCTCCGGGAACTGATATTCGCCCATGAAGCGGACCCGTCCGCCGTCTGCGCGGCCGTTCTCTGTGGCAGCGAACCCTCCTCGGCCACTGAGTTCCTCGCCGGCCTTCTTGCCGAATCCGGCTCGCTCGCTCCCTTCGTCTGCGATCCCATGCGCTGCTCGTTCGCCGACGCCCGCCACCTCAGCGCTCTCGCCCTGCGCCGAATCTCCGCCTTCGACGCTGAAGTGCTCCGCTACGCCATGTCGTTGGGCTCGGCCTGCAACGCGGCGCTTACTCGGGCCTTTGCCTTGCTCCGCACCCTCGAATCCGGCCCCCGCCTGCTCCCGTCGTTGATGCAGCTCATGCGCAGTTCCAACCGCAACGTCCGCGCCGATGCCGCGCTGCTCATCGCACGCGTCAAACGCGATCCGGAATGGGTTCGTAAGTGCACCGAGGACGCGGACTCCCGCGTGCGCGCCCAGGCCGTCGAGGGTTTGTGGGGCGTGGCGTCCGCGGACGCGGTCGACCTTTTTCGCCACGCCGCGCGCGACCCCCATCATCGCGTCTCGGCCAATGCCATCGTCGGCCTCCATCTCGCCGGAGTCAACATCGTCCAACACCTCGACCACATGACCACCCACGACGATCCCTTCTTTCGCGCCGCCGCTGCTTTCGCCATGGGCGAATGCGGTTGTCCCGAGTTCGAATCGCGGTTGCGCCAGATGGTAGGTTCGCCCATCTCCATGGTCCGCCGCTGCGCGATCCGCGCCCTTGTCCGGATACGAAAACGAGTGCCGAATCCATCCGTTAATTTAGATTCCTAA